A single window of Hyla sarda isolate aHylSar1 chromosome 2, aHylSar1.hap1, whole genome shotgun sequence DNA harbors:
- the PEF1 gene encoding peflin isoform X2: MTSYPYGQGYHGSAGQTPGAPPGNYYGGQQYGGGGHPGQPTYGGPAPGAPYGPPVSNNGYGQHIPGGAAPGGPGGSYGGHAPGGPYGGPGTNSYGASQQGQYGQRPSGNIPPGVDPEAYTWFHTVDTDRSGFITLKELKQALVNSNWSTFNDETCIMMFNMFDKSQSGRIDLFGFSALWTYLQQWKNMFQQFDRDRSGCISQGELHQALSQMGYNLSPQFIQVIMSRHTVRSANPGLQLDRFIQICTQLQSMTEAFRDKDTQRAGSVRLSYDDFLTIAVGRLL, encoded by the exons GGATACCATGGCTCTGCAGGGCAAACCCCTGGTGCACCTCCAGGAAACTATTATGGAGGTCAGCAGTATGGAGGAGGTGGTCATCCCGGCCAGCCTACATATGGTGGACCTGCACCTGGAGCACCGTATGGACCACCGGTGTCTAATAATGGTTATGGACAACACATACCAGGTGGGGCTGCCCCAGGGGGTCCAGGAGGGTCCTATGGTGGTCATGCCCCCGGTGGACCTTATGGAGGACCCGGAACCAATTCATATGGTGCTTCACAGCAAGGACAATATGGACAAAGACCTTCTG GTAATATACCCCCAGGAGTAGATCCAGAAGCTTATACTTGGTTCCACACTGTTGACACTGACAGAAGTGGTTTCATAACCTTAAAAGAGCTGAAACAAGCCCTGGTCAACTCCAACTGGTCAACATTTAATGATGAAACCTGCATCATGATGttca ACATGTTTGATAAGAGTCAGTCAGGCCGAATTGATCTGTTTGGGTTTTCGGCTTTGTGGACCTACCTTCAGCAGTGGAAAAACATGTTCCAGCAATTTGATCGGGACAGATCTGGCTGCATCAGCCAAGGAGAACTGCATCAAG CTCTCTCTCAGATGGGATATAATCTCAGTCCACAATTCATCCAAGTAATCATGTCCCGACATACCGTGAGATCTGCAAACCCAGGCTTACAGCTTGACCGCTTCATTCAGATTTGTACCCAGCTGCAGAGCATGACGGAAGCATTTCGTGATAAGGATACGCAGAGAGCAGGCAGTGTCAGGCTCAGCTATGATGATTTCCTCACCATTGCTGTAGGACGCCTACTATAA
- the PEF1 gene encoding peflin isoform X1 produces MAPKGETKITGSASSCGCSVTEGYHGSAGQTPGAPPGNYYGGQQYGGGGHPGQPTYGGPAPGAPYGPPVSNNGYGQHIPGGAAPGGPGGSYGGHAPGGPYGGPGTNSYGASQQGQYGQRPSGNIPPGVDPEAYTWFHTVDTDRSGFITLKELKQALVNSNWSTFNDETCIMMFNMFDKSQSGRIDLFGFSALWTYLQQWKNMFQQFDRDRSGCISQGELHQALSQMGYNLSPQFIQVIMSRHTVRSANPGLQLDRFIQICTQLQSMTEAFRDKDTQRAGSVRLSYDDFLTIAVGRLL; encoded by the exons GGATACCATGGCTCTGCAGGGCAAACCCCTGGTGCACCTCCAGGAAACTATTATGGAGGTCAGCAGTATGGAGGAGGTGGTCATCCCGGCCAGCCTACATATGGTGGACCTGCACCTGGAGCACCGTATGGACCACCGGTGTCTAATAATGGTTATGGACAACACATACCAGGTGGGGCTGCCCCAGGGGGTCCAGGAGGGTCCTATGGTGGTCATGCCCCCGGTGGACCTTATGGAGGACCCGGAACCAATTCATATGGTGCTTCACAGCAAGGACAATATGGACAAAGACCTTCTG GTAATATACCCCCAGGAGTAGATCCAGAAGCTTATACTTGGTTCCACACTGTTGACACTGACAGAAGTGGTTTCATAACCTTAAAAGAGCTGAAACAAGCCCTGGTCAACTCCAACTGGTCAACATTTAATGATGAAACCTGCATCATGATGttca ACATGTTTGATAAGAGTCAGTCAGGCCGAATTGATCTGTTTGGGTTTTCGGCTTTGTGGACCTACCTTCAGCAGTGGAAAAACATGTTCCAGCAATTTGATCGGGACAGATCTGGCTGCATCAGCCAAGGAGAACTGCATCAAG CTCTCTCTCAGATGGGATATAATCTCAGTCCACAATTCATCCAAGTAATCATGTCCCGACATACCGTGAGATCTGCAAACCCAGGCTTACAGCTTGACCGCTTCATTCAGATTTGTACCCAGCTGCAGAGCATGACGGAAGCATTTCGTGATAAGGATACGCAGAGAGCAGGCAGTGTCAGGCTCAGCTATGATGATTTCCTCACCATTGCTGTAGGACGCCTACTATAA